Within Bacillus spongiae, the genomic segment TTATTCTTTTCTTTATTTTTGTATAAACTAGAAAATATTACAATTTCTTTATTCGTATATTATGAACGAACACCTTGTTAAATCCTTCTTAGAATATATTTTCATAATGATCTGAAAACGACAAGGTATAAAATGATCATCATAGGAATATGGAAGGGAGTCAAATATGGAAAAGCTAAAAATTGCAGGAGGCTACCCACTAAAAGGCGCTGTTAAAATAAGTGGTGCCAAAAACAGTGCTGTTGCCTTAATTCCAGCCACGATTTTAGCCGACTCTCCGGTGACAATTGAAGGTTTGCCTGATATATCAGATGTTTATATGCTTAAAGGCTTGCTAGAAGAAATCGGTGGAAGTGTTGAGCTTGATTCTGGGACGATGACAGTGAATACGGATGATATGACTTCGATGCCACTTCCTAGTGGCAGAGTGAAAAAGCTTCGTGCTTCTTATTATTTAATGGGAGCGATGCTAGGAAAGTTTAAAAAAGCCGTCATTGGCCTTCCTGGTGGGTGTCATTTAGGTCCCCGCCCAATCGATCAGCATATAAAAGGTTTTGAAGCGTTAGGTGCAGAAGTCACCAATGAGCAAGGAGCGATTTATCTTCGTGCAGATGAACTAAGAGGAGCACGTATTTATTTAGATGTTGTTAGTGTAGGAGCTACGATTAATATAATGTTAGCGGCTGTCAGAGCAAAAGGTCAAACCATTATAGAAAATGCAGCAAAAGAACCTGAAATTATCGATGTCGCTACTCTCCTTACGAATATGGGGGCAAAAATCAAGGGAGCGGGTACAGATGTTATCCGAATTGATGGTGTTGAACATTTGAGCGGATGTCGCCATACTATCATCCCTGACCGGATTGAGGCAGGCACCTTCATGATATTAGCAGCTGCCGTTGGAGAAGGAATCTTAATTGACAATGTCATTCCATACCATATGGAATCCTTGACAGCAAAGCTCCGAGAAATGGGAGTTCCCGTAGATGCGGGAGATGATCAAATCTTTATTGGGAAGTCAGAGGAATTGAAGGCTGTAGATATTAAAACATTGGTTTACCCTGGATTTGCTACGGATTTACAACAACCCTTTACTTCTCTTTTAACTAGAGCAAAAGGGTCTTCGATTGTGACAGATACAATTTATTCGGCTCGGTTCAAGCATATCGATGAACTTAGAAGAATGAACGCCAATATAAAAGTAGAAGGGCGTTCTGCTATTGTGAATGGCACAGTTCAATTGCAAGGAGCGAAAGTGAAGGCAAGTGATTTAAGGGCTGGAGCGGCTTTAGTGATAGCTGGTTTAATGGCTGAAGGAGTTACTGAAATTACTGGGCTTGAACATGTTGACAGAGGTTATAGTGATTTAGAGGCAAAGCTTGAAGGAATTGGTGCTACCATTTGGAGAGAACAACTAACGGCTGAAGAAGAGGAACAACTTGAAAACTCGTAAGTAAGTTTCTATCTATGTTAAATGTGTTACAATAATTTATTTTTGTGTTATACTAAATAAGAATAATGCATGGCAATGTAACACGGGAGGAATTATTGATGGAACGAAGTTTATCAATGGAGTTAGTAAGAGTAACAGAAGCCGCAGCCTTAGCTTCAGCGAGGTGGATGGGTAGAGGAAAAAAAGACGAAGCAGATGATGCCGCAACGTCAGCCATGCGAGATGTGTTTGACACCATTCCGATGAAGG encodes:
- a CDS encoding UDP-N-acetylglucosamine 1-carboxyvinyltransferase — protein: MEKLKIAGGYPLKGAVKISGAKNSAVALIPATILADSPVTIEGLPDISDVYMLKGLLEEIGGSVELDSGTMTVNTDDMTSMPLPSGRVKKLRASYYLMGAMLGKFKKAVIGLPGGCHLGPRPIDQHIKGFEALGAEVTNEQGAIYLRADELRGARIYLDVVSVGATINIMLAAVRAKGQTIIENAAKEPEIIDVATLLTNMGAKIKGAGTDVIRIDGVEHLSGCRHTIIPDRIEAGTFMILAAAVGEGILIDNVIPYHMESLTAKLREMGVPVDAGDDQIFIGKSEELKAVDIKTLVYPGFATDLQQPFTSLLTRAKGSSIVTDTIYSARFKHIDELRRMNANIKVEGRSAIVNGTVQLQGAKVKASDLRAGAALVIAGLMAEGVTEITGLEHVDRGYSDLEAKLEGIGATIWREQLTAEEEEQLENS